From one Candidatus Lokiarchaeota archaeon genomic stretch:
- a CDS encoding PIN domain-containing protein, whose protein sequence is METPMILIDTNIFLEILLEQKRAEEATNFIDHQNTDEIFISDFTIHSVGVIMFRPSINKHELYHDFVYDVLLNGGVRTLTLALSDTPNLVSSSRNYNLDFDDAYQYVLCKKHDLDIASYDTDFDSTDLHRIEP, encoded by the coding sequence ATGGAGACACCAATGATTCTAATTGACACAAATATCTTTCTCGAGATTCTTCTAGAACAAAAACGAGCCGAAGAAGCAACTAATTTCATTGATCACCAAAACACAGATGAAATCTTCATTAGTGATTTCACAATCCATTCAGTTGGCGTAATTATGTTTAGACCGTCTATCAATAAGCATGAACTGTATCATGATTTTGTTTATGATGTTCTTCTTAATGGTGGCGTTAGAACATTGACACTCGCTTTGAGCGATACGCCAAATCTCGTTTCTTCCTCCCGGAATTATAATCTCGATTTCGATGATGCTTATCAATATGTATTATGCAAGAAACATGACCTTGACATCGCGAGCTACGATACCGATTTCGATTCTACTGATTTGCACAGAATTGAGCCTTGA
- a CDS encoding MFS transporter — MLELSNKSGAKGLHNSSFFSKSTSPIYRGIAVTLTGENIELAEQDKICPDEEVSVLSVANLSLVTFFVLLGLSMVSPILPEYAESFQVSYTLVGVVISSFAITRMVLDLPAGILSDIYDKRRIMILGLILLSASSVLAGIAPTYIALVIARMIEGAGSAMYVTAATVLLTQICGEEQRGQYMSLYLGMLLLGSIFGPTFGGLLTQAYGISAPFFVYAVLTGLAIIPTVVLPDVRSPRDGSSGFQMRDTLNDIRAVLSNQQFVLVTFTVFTMFLLRTGVRSTLVPLFASNNLGLDSGTIGLILTIGGIATALTVTPIGRVSDRIGRKIPLAVCIVLTAGTVLWIPSATGFVSLSVIIAVYGASVGLSGPSAAFVADVSPQDKLEVSMALYRTIGDFGYAIGPTLLGFVADQTAAPVPGASHSGLIGIEPFVLATLILAAAFLGLLKVRDPIRNKGH; from the coding sequence ATGCTTGAACTAAGCAACAAATCCGGGGCAAAAGGTCTTCATAACTCAAGTTTCTTTAGCAAGAGCACATCGCCGATATATAGAGGAATTGCGGTAACCTTGACGGGAGAAAACATCGAGCTCGCTGAACAGGATAAAATCTGTCCTGACGAGGAAGTCAGCGTGCTTAGCGTAGCTAATCTTTCGCTTGTCACATTCTTTGTACTGCTTGGACTCAGTATGGTGTCTCCAATCCTCCCAGAATACGCAGAGAGCTTCCAAGTTAGTTACACACTGGTTGGTGTCGTGATTTCATCTTTCGCTATCACACGAATGGTTCTGGACTTGCCTGCGGGAATTCTATCTGATATTTACGATAAAAGACGAATCATGATTCTAGGGCTGATTCTTCTCTCAGCTTCATCTGTGCTAGCTGGTATTGCCCCCACATACATCGCACTAGTAATCGCACGGATGATTGAAGGTGCAGGGTCAGCTATGTACGTTACTGCTGCCACAGTGCTACTCACTCAGATATGCGGAGAGGAACAAAGAGGACAGTACATGAGCTTGTATCTGGGAATGCTGCTTCTAGGATCTATTTTTGGTCCCACCTTCGGAGGTCTGCTTACACAAGCATATGGTATATCGGCACCTTTTTTCGTCTATGCGGTCCTCACAGGTTTGGCCATCATTCCAACAGTAGTGCTGCCAGATGTACGTAGTCCCAGAGATGGGTCTTCTGGTTTCCAAATGAGGGATACTTTGAATGACATACGTGCTGTTCTGTCCAATCAGCAATTTGTTCTAGTCACATTTACTGTATTTACTATGTTCCTACTGAGGACAGGTGTCAGGTCAACGTTGGTCCCGCTTTTCGCTTCAAACAATCTTGGTCTCGATTCAGGGACGATAGGTCTCATCCTTACCATTGGGGGGATAGCAACAGCATTGACCGTTACTCCAATAGGGCGGGTTTCAGATAGAATAGGTAGAAAAATACCCCTCGCAGTGTGTATTGTTCTAACAGCTGGGACTGTCCTGTGGATTCCATCTGCTACGGGCTTTGTTTCACTATCAGTTATCATAGCAGTATATGGCGCATCTGTTGGGCTCTCAGGTCCCAGTGCAGCCTTTGTGGCGGATGTCTCACCACAGGATAAACTAGAGGTTTCTATGGCTCTTTATCGCACAATTGGTGATTTCGGGTATGCTATTGGACCAACGCTTCTCGGTTTCGTAGCTGATCAAACGGCCGCTCCTGTCCCGGGTGCTTCACACTCAGGCCTGATCGGAATTGAACCCTTTGTTCTTGCCACACTGATTCTTGCCGCTGCATTCCTGGGGCTGCTAAAAGTAAGAGATCCAATAAGGAACAAAGGCCACTGA